The following proteins are co-located in the Paludisphaera rhizosphaerae genome:
- a CDS encoding HTTM domain-containing protein produces MNPITAWNRFWFAGISARPLGVYRILFGLFLLSHLILILPDLDFWYSDAGLLRADEPAYAAGPLRPTILSYYQDPTSVRIAWATVAAIAVAFTLGWRTRIFGVLQYLGLMTFYNRNLLTNCGPDQVLMITSFYLMLAPCGAAYSLDARREARRRGTIAEPLIVPWVQRLMQLQLCLIYFMTAFLKTNGRCWTSGTAVHYVLFNHEVGQANMEWLADWPLVVNFMTYGALVTEFALVFLLWFRPSRRWIALLGVALHAGIVPLVNVPLFGEQMTALYLLFLAPDELSALGRFLTAPARWFSRKTSETAAEPAGWRQLELAFNATR; encoded by the coding sequence ATGAACCCGATCACCGCCTGGAATCGCTTCTGGTTCGCCGGGATCTCAGCGCGGCCGCTGGGGGTCTATCGGATCCTCTTCGGCCTGTTCCTGCTGAGCCACCTGATCCTGATCCTGCCCGACCTGGATTTCTGGTACTCGGACGCCGGCCTGCTCCGCGCCGACGAGCCAGCCTACGCCGCCGGCCCGCTGCGACCCACGATCCTGTCGTACTACCAGGATCCGACCTCGGTCCGCATTGCCTGGGCGACCGTGGCGGCGATCGCCGTCGCGTTCACGCTGGGGTGGCGGACCAGGATCTTCGGCGTGCTCCAGTACCTGGGGCTGATGACCTTCTACAACCGCAACCTGCTGACCAACTGCGGCCCTGACCAGGTCTTGATGATCACCTCGTTCTACTTGATGTTGGCTCCCTGCGGCGCGGCCTACTCGTTGGACGCCCGCCGCGAGGCCCGCCGCCGAGGGACGATCGCCGAGCCCCTGATCGTGCCGTGGGTGCAGCGACTGATGCAGCTTCAGCTCTGCCTGATCTACTTCATGACCGCTTTCCTGAAGACCAACGGCCGATGCTGGACGAGCGGGACCGCCGTGCATTACGTCCTGTTCAACCACGAGGTCGGCCAGGCCAACATGGAGTGGCTGGCGGACTGGCCGCTGGTCGTGAACTTCATGACCTACGGCGCGCTCGTCACCGAATTCGCGTTGGTCTTCCTGCTCTGGTTCCGGCCGAGCCGGCGTTGGATCGCGCTTCTGGGCGTGGCCCTGCACGCGGGGATCGTCCCGCTGGTCAACGTCCCGCTGTTCGGCGAGCAGATGACGGCGCTCTACCTGCTGTTCCTGGCCCCCGACGAGCTTTCCGCCCTGGGCCGCTTCCTCACCGCCCCCGCTCGATGGTTCTCCCGCAAGACCTCGGAGACCGCCGCCGAGCCCGCCGGCTGGCGTCAGCTTGAACTGGCGTTCAACGCCACGCGCTGA
- a CDS encoding DUF1559 family PulG-like putative transporter encodes MSLLRRQGGRVPPPTTYPVTRAFTLIELLVVIAIIAVLIALLLPAVQAAREAARRISCTNNLKQLGLALHNYESTYNSLPPSGLPVRSGVAPANILTNASYSAQARLLQYIEQGVLYNSMNFSYGCFNSVDSYGNAANSTVTDTRLSFFLCPSDTPPSFNVVRILGQSFTAPGVNYFTSTGSSLEHDGTQTGSPPNGVFGYGIVVGLSGITDGTSNTIAFGEWKVGSGITSKLSIPSDIIWLSKYPAGVTRGTASMAAAVADANGALTNWLNECAQNAQPGASTRNNGSVCLGQAWAFNLPAYSMGNTIIPPNGKYPTCMTAVPGTQNSPGAYGLASNHSGGANVVLADGSVRFLKDSVSKTTLWSLGSRAGGEIISSDSY; translated from the coding sequence ATGTCGCTTCTTCGACGCCAGGGCGGGCGCGTTCCGCCCCCGACGACCTACCCCGTGACGCGGGCGTTCACGCTGATCGAGCTGCTGGTGGTGATCGCGATCATCGCCGTCCTGATCGCCCTCTTGCTGCCGGCCGTGCAGGCGGCTCGCGAGGCCGCCCGGCGGATCTCCTGCACGAACAACCTCAAGCAGTTGGGGTTGGCGTTGCACAACTACGAGAGCACGTACAACTCGCTGCCGCCGTCGGGCCTGCCGGTGCGGTCGGGGGTCGCTCCCGCGAACATCCTGACGAACGCGAGCTACAGCGCCCAGGCGCGGCTGCTGCAGTACATCGAGCAGGGCGTGCTCTACAACTCGATGAACTTCAGCTACGGCTGCTTCAACTCGGTGGACAGCTACGGCAACGCGGCGAATTCCACGGTGACGGACACCCGGCTGTCGTTCTTCCTCTGCCCGTCGGACACGCCGCCGTCTTTCAACGTGGTGCGGATCCTGGGGCAGAGCTTCACGGCGCCCGGCGTGAACTACTTCACCTCGACCGGATCCAGCCTGGAGCACGACGGCACCCAGACCGGCAGCCCCCCCAACGGGGTCTTCGGCTACGGGATCGTGGTGGGGCTGAGTGGGATCACCGACGGCACCAGCAACACGATCGCCTTCGGCGAGTGGAAGGTGGGCTCGGGGATTACGTCCAAGCTGTCGATCCCCTCGGACATCATCTGGCTGTCGAAGTACCCCGCCGGCGTGACCCGCGGGACGGCGAGCATGGCGGCGGCCGTCGCCGACGCCAACGGGGCCCTGACCAACTGGCTGAACGAGTGCGCCCAGAACGCCCAGCCTGGAGCTTCGACCCGCAACAACGGCAGCGTTTGCCTGGGCCAGGCGTGGGCGTTCAACCTGCCGGCCTACAGCATGGGCAACACGATCATCCCGCCCAACGGCAAGTATCCCACCTGCATGACGGCCGTGCCCGGCACGCAGAACTCCCCCGGCGCTTACGGCCTGGCGAGCAACCACTCGGGCGGCGCCAACGTCGTCCTGGCCGACGGCTCGGTCCGGTTCCTGAAGGACTCGGTCTCCAAGACGACGCTCTGGTCCCTGGGCTCGCGCGCCGGCGGCGAAATCATCTCCTCCGATTCGTACTGA
- a CDS encoding DUF3472 domain-containing protein, which produces MTKRRFLLGVTMLCALAAGSQARADERLEGIACRSVHLRYPAPVGRAFYNEITIRESAPGTYFMVCGWDKGYYGLQELANGKKLLIFSVWDSESNNPNAQKTESRVKLLHQDEKLRVKRFGGEGSGGQSFYDYDWKVGETYKLMVTARPDGDRTEYSGWFFVPEEKAWKHLVTFSTITGGKDLGGYYSFIEDFKRDRVSATKVRRAEFGDAWVAPVSGEPTPVSKVQFTADRNPVLNIDAFAKDGRFTLATGGETKNEGTKLREYLELPPPPSSSVPTEALKLAPAAKP; this is translated from the coding sequence ATGACGAAGCGGCGGTTCTTGTTGGGCGTGACGATGCTGTGCGCCCTGGCGGCGGGTTCTCAGGCGAGGGCCGACGAGCGGCTTGAAGGGATCGCCTGCCGGTCGGTCCACCTGCGATACCCTGCGCCGGTGGGTCGGGCGTTCTACAACGAGATCACGATCCGCGAGTCCGCCCCGGGCACGTACTTCATGGTCTGCGGATGGGACAAGGGGTATTACGGCCTTCAGGAGCTGGCCAACGGCAAGAAGCTGCTGATCTTCTCCGTGTGGGACTCCGAGAGCAACAACCCCAACGCCCAGAAGACCGAATCTCGCGTCAAGCTGCTCCACCAGGATGAGAAGCTCCGCGTCAAGCGGTTCGGCGGCGAGGGCTCCGGCGGCCAGAGCTTCTACGACTACGACTGGAAGGTCGGCGAGACGTACAAGCTGATGGTCACGGCCCGCCCCGACGGCGACCGCACCGAATACTCCGGCTGGTTCTTCGTCCCGGAGGAGAAGGCGTGGAAGCACCTGGTGACCTTCTCCACGATCACCGGCGGCAAGGACCTGGGCGGCTACTACTCGTTCATCGAGGACTTCAAGCGCGACCGGGTCTCCGCGACCAAGGTCCGCCGCGCCGAGTTCGGCGACGCCTGGGTCGCGCCGGTCTCCGGCGAGCCCACCCCCGTGTCGAAGGTCCAGTTCACGGCCGACCGCAACCCAGTCCTGAACATCGACGCCTTCGCCAAGGACGGCCGATTCACCCTGGCCACCGGCGGCGAGACCAAGAACGAGGGGACCAAGCTCCGCGAATACCTGGAACTGCCCCCCCCGCCCTCCTCCTCCGTCCCAACCGAGGCTTTGAAGCTGGCCCCCGCGGCGAAGCCGTGA
- a CDS encoding zinc-dependent alcohol dehydrogenase family protein produces MARVVRFHEIGGPEVLKIEEAEVPPPGAGEVQIAVKALGLNRAESMFRRAEYLETPILPARNGYEASGVVTAVGPGVAGFKPGEAVSTIPAFSLNQYGVYGDLVNAPVHAVAHHPESLSWEEAASIWMQYLTAYGALIDVAGLTRGDTLVIPAASSSVGIASIQIANRVGAVPVALTRSSSKRQALLDLGAAHVIATEEQDLVDEILKISGGEGARVVFDPVGGPTVEKLAKAMKRLGILFLYGALSSEPTTVPLLESIGKSLTFRGYILTEITGDPARLKQGVEFVNSGLADGTLKPIIAKTFPFEQIVEAHRYLESNQQIGKVVVTV; encoded by the coding sequence ATGGCGCGAGTCGTCCGCTTCCATGAGATCGGCGGTCCCGAAGTCCTGAAGATCGAGGAAGCCGAGGTCCCTCCTCCCGGTGCGGGTGAAGTCCAGATCGCCGTCAAGGCGCTGGGACTCAACCGGGCGGAGTCGATGTTCCGCCGGGCCGAGTATCTGGAGACCCCGATACTCCCCGCGCGGAATGGGTATGAAGCTTCGGGCGTCGTCACGGCCGTCGGCCCTGGCGTCGCTGGCTTCAAGCCGGGGGAGGCCGTCAGCACGATCCCGGCCTTCAGCCTCAACCAGTACGGAGTGTACGGCGATCTGGTGAACGCTCCGGTCCACGCGGTCGCTCACCATCCCGAGTCTCTGAGCTGGGAGGAGGCGGCGTCCATCTGGATGCAGTACCTGACGGCCTACGGGGCGCTGATCGACGTCGCGGGCCTGACCAGGGGTGATACGCTGGTCATCCCCGCCGCTTCGAGCAGCGTCGGGATCGCGTCGATCCAGATCGCCAACCGGGTCGGGGCCGTCCCCGTCGCGCTCACTCGCAGCAGTTCCAAACGCCAGGCGCTGCTGGATCTGGGGGCTGCCCACGTGATCGCGACCGAGGAGCAAGACCTGGTCGATGAGATCCTCAAGATCAGCGGCGGCGAGGGGGCCAGGGTCGTCTTCGATCCGGTCGGCGGGCCGACGGTCGAGAAGCTGGCCAAGGCCATGAAGCGGCTGGGAATCCTGTTCCTGTACGGGGCGCTGAGTTCAGAACCGACCACCGTGCCCCTGCTGGAATCGATCGGCAAGTCGCTCACGTTCCGGGGCTACATCCTGACGGAGATCACGGGCGACCCGGCCCGCCTGAAGCAAGGCGTCGAGTTCGTGAACTCGGGCCTGGCCGACGGGACGCTCAAGCCGATCATCGCGAAGACCTTCCCGTTTGAGCAGATCGTCGAGGCGCACCGCTACCTGGAGTCGAACCAGCAGATTGGGAAGGTCGTCGTGACCGTTTGA
- a CDS encoding PSD1 and planctomycete cytochrome C domain-containing protein, which translates to MFHRSSILLAVALAVPGAAAALGGDAETTPAPDAAKVEFFEKKVRPLLVDNCYNCHSANTKAASGLRVDDRNGLIQGGDRGAAVVPGKPEESLLVQAVAHVDDAPAMPPKKKLSAEQLDDLSRWIADGAAWPAEQAAATQKTDDAKYARLRAEHWAWQPLRTEPAPAVRDASWPRGDVDRFLLAKLEQGGLAPVGDADRTSLIRRATFDLTGLPPTPEEIDAFLADGSSDAFAKVVDRLLASPAFGERWGRHWLDVARYGESTGSSRNLPYPHAWRYRDYVVDAFNKDKPFDQFVREQVAGDLLPAGSQTEKDEHTVATGFLAIGQKDVNQRFKVRFVMDNVDEQIDAATRGFLGVTASCARCHDHKFDPIPTKDYYALAGIFRSTDLCAGVRNKMGGGGLDYYDNAMLIPLGGAPAPKDDPALAEKVAAAQKAYEEARAAFQKIRGTPEGLAVQANGRPLQFQFRMKMVQRQNELLELTDPAVKGSVALGVRDAKEIADTEVRIRGEAEKLGPVVPRGFLSAVPVKHAPEIPSQESGRKELAEWLTSPENPLTSRVFVNRAWHHLFGRGIVKSVDNFGVNGDVPSHPELLDHLAAGFVADGWSVKRLVRTLVLSRAYGLSAESRDPNTTADPSNSLVWRHSPRRLTGEEIRDAALAAAGTLDRSRPEASAAKALKVIELPNNGPVARGILDQAHGSTYRSVYLPLLRGLTPTSLEVFDFAEQGNVTGGRETTTVATQALYFLNDPLVRRQSLRLAEKLLGRDDLDDSARLALAYRLALGREPSAAEADRGRAFLAEYEPIAAAEPEPKEAAAPVVVAEAPRPAAGQVIDPDQVIPVDAPVREEVIRAASPRAAAWAGFCQALIGSAEFRYVR; encoded by the coding sequence ATGTTCCATCGATCGTCCATTCTCCTGGCCGTCGCGCTCGCCGTACCGGGCGCGGCGGCGGCGCTCGGCGGGGACGCCGAGACGACCCCCGCGCCGGACGCGGCGAAGGTCGAATTCTTCGAGAAGAAGGTTCGCCCGCTGCTGGTCGACAATTGCTACAACTGTCACTCGGCCAACACCAAGGCGGCGAGCGGCCTGCGGGTGGACGATCGCAACGGGCTGATTCAGGGGGGCGACCGGGGCGCGGCCGTCGTTCCCGGCAAGCCGGAGGAGAGCCTGCTGGTCCAGGCCGTCGCCCACGTGGACGACGCGCCGGCGATGCCGCCCAAGAAGAAGCTGTCGGCCGAGCAGCTCGACGACCTTTCGCGGTGGATCGCCGACGGCGCCGCGTGGCCGGCCGAGCAGGCGGCGGCCACCCAGAAGACGGACGACGCCAAGTATGCCCGACTTCGCGCCGAGCACTGGGCCTGGCAGCCGCTCAGGACCGAGCCCGCCCCGGCGGTCCGCGACGCCTCCTGGCCGCGCGGCGACGTCGACCGGTTCCTCCTCGCGAAGCTGGAGCAGGGGGGGCTGGCGCCGGTCGGCGACGCGGATCGGACCAGCTTGATCCGTCGCGCCACGTTCGACCTGACCGGCCTGCCCCCGACGCCCGAGGAGATCGACGCCTTCCTGGCGGACGGCTCGTCCGACGCCTTCGCGAAGGTCGTCGACCGCCTGCTGGCCTCGCCGGCCTTCGGCGAGCGCTGGGGGCGGCACTGGCTGGACGTGGCGCGCTACGGCGAGTCGACCGGATCGTCGCGGAACTTGCCGTATCCCCACGCCTGGCGGTATCGCGACTACGTCGTGGACGCCTTCAACAAGGACAAGCCGTTCGACCAGTTCGTCCGCGAGCAGGTGGCCGGCGACCTGCTGCCCGCCGGGTCGCAGACCGAGAAGGACGAGCACACGGTCGCCACCGGGTTCCTGGCGATCGGCCAGAAGGACGTCAACCAGCGGTTCAAGGTCCGGTTCGTCATGGACAACGTCGACGAGCAGATCGACGCCGCCACCCGCGGGTTCCTGGGCGTCACGGCGAGCTGCGCCCGCTGCCACGACCACAAGTTCGACCCGATCCCCACGAAGGATTACTACGCCCTGGCGGGCATCTTCCGCAGCACCGACCTGTGCGCGGGCGTCCGCAACAAGATGGGGGGCGGCGGGCTCGACTACTACGACAACGCGATGCTCATCCCCCTGGGGGGCGCCCCCGCGCCGAAGGACGACCCCGCCCTGGCCGAGAAGGTCGCCGCCGCGCAGAAGGCCTATGAAGAAGCCCGCGCCGCGTTCCAGAAGATCCGGGGCACGCCCGAGGGCCTGGCCGTCCAGGCCAACGGCCGCCCCTTGCAGTTTCAGTTTCGCATGAAGATGGTCCAGCGCCAGAATGAGTTGTTGGAGCTGACCGACCCGGCCGTGAAGGGGTCCGTGGCGCTCGGCGTCCGCGACGCCAAGGAGATCGCCGATACGGAAGTCCGCATCCGGGGCGAGGCCGAGAAGCTCGGCCCGGTGGTCCCGCGCGGGTTCCTTTCGGCCGTCCCCGTGAAGCACGCGCCGGAGATCCCCTCGCAGGAGAGCGGCCGCAAGGAACTGGCCGAGTGGCTGACCAGCCCGGAGAACCCGCTGACGTCCCGGGTGTTCGTCAACCGGGCGTGGCATCACCTGTTCGGCCGGGGAATCGTCAAGTCGGTCGACAACTTCGGCGTCAATGGCGACGTCCCCTCGCACCCCGAGTTGCTCGACCACCTGGCGGCAGGATTCGTCGCCGACGGCTGGTCGGTGAAGCGGTTGGTGCGGACCCTGGTCCTGTCCCGGGCGTACGGCCTCTCGGCCGAGTCTCGCGACCCGAACACGACGGCCGACCCGTCCAACAGCCTCGTCTGGCGGCACTCGCCGAGGCGGTTGACCGGCGAGGAGATCCGCGACGCGGCGCTGGCCGCCGCGGGGACGCTCGACCGCTCGCGCCCGGAAGCGTCGGCGGCGAAAGCCCTGAAGGTGATCGAGCTGCCCAACAACGGCCCGGTCGCTCGGGGCATCCTCGACCAGGCTCACGGAAGCACTTATCGGAGCGTGTATCTGCCGCTCCTCCGCGGCCTGACGCCGACCTCGCTTGAGGTCTTCGACTTCGCCGAGCAGGGGAACGTCACGGGCGGTCGCGAGACGACAACCGTGGCGACGCAGGCCCTCTACTTCCTCAACGACCCGTTGGTGCGGCGGCAGTCGCTCCGCCTGGCCGAGAAGTTGCTGGGTCGCGACGACCTCGACGACTCCGCCCGCCTGGCGCTGGCGTATCGGTTGGCCCTGGGCCGCGAGCCCTCGGCCGCCGAGGCCGACCGCGGCCGCGCGTTCCTCGCCGAGTACGAGCCGATCGCCGCCGCCGAGCCCGAGCCGAAGGAAGCGGCCGCCCCGGTCGTCGTGGCCGAGGCGCCCAGGCCCGCGGCCGGCCAGGTGATCGACCCCGATCAGGTCATCCCCGTCGACGCGCCGGTCCGCGAAGAAGTCATCCGCGCCGCTTCCCCCCGAGCCGCCGCCTGGGCCGGATTCTGCCAGGCTCTGATCGGGTCCGCGGAGTTCCGCTACGTGCGGTGA
- a CDS encoding Ig domain-containing protein produces the protein MRRNRRGGGGGGLEFGGSGEDSFVAVVVTKLTGALLFILLLTMVIMALLPKAMDVAPGSPREQAEARPLKIATPPELPEAIAGRPYHVALAAEGGRGPLRWSLDGELPDGLTFDAASGLLSGTPTKGTPQPKELALRVGDGESFAAGPLRLTVYQSDVPLSTPSWWKPGIPPVPWRAWLDDGVGFLILWLIHLVGMSTLANFERQAAAMTLATEGGATIPAGETSPDLAPRRFALYRAVVRLSTLSAMIGLAAWLWSARP, from the coding sequence ATGCGACGGAATCGGCGAGGGGGCGGCGGTGGCGGCCTGGAGTTCGGCGGCTCGGGCGAGGATTCGTTCGTCGCGGTCGTCGTGACCAAGCTCACCGGGGCGCTCCTCTTCATCCTGTTGTTGACGATGGTCATCATGGCCTTGCTGCCCAAGGCGATGGACGTGGCCCCCGGTTCTCCCCGAGAGCAGGCCGAGGCCCGGCCGCTCAAGATCGCCACGCCGCCGGAGCTTCCCGAGGCCATCGCCGGCCGGCCCTACCACGTCGCGCTGGCGGCCGAAGGGGGCCGCGGCCCCTTGCGGTGGTCGCTCGACGGCGAACTCCCCGACGGCCTGACCTTCGACGCCGCTTCGGGACTCCTCTCCGGCACCCCGACGAAGGGGACGCCCCAGCCTAAGGAGCTGGCCCTGCGCGTGGGCGACGGCGAGTCGTTCGCGGCCGGTCCGCTGCGGCTGACGGTCTACCAGAGCGACGTCCCGCTGAGCACGCCCTCGTGGTGGAAGCCGGGGATTCCGCCGGTCCCCTGGCGGGCCTGGCTCGACGACGGGGTCGGCTTCCTGATCCTTTGGCTGATCCATCTGGTGGGGATGTCCACCCTGGCGAACTTCGAGCGCCAGGCCGCCGCCATGACCCTGGCGACCGAAGGAGGCGCAACCATCCCCGCCGGCGAGACCTCGCCCGACCTCGCCCCGCGCCGATTCGCCCTGTATCGTGCGGTCGTCCGCCTCAGCACGCTCTCGGCCATGATCGGCCTGGCGGCCTGGCTCTGGTCGGCACGCCCCTGA
- a CDS encoding YezD family protein, whose protein sequence is MAERTSISRNGGKTSAPAPAADVELERIREAVRGIQFGEVRIVIQDGLIVQVERLEKQRFR, encoded by the coding sequence ATGGCGGAACGCACATCAATAAGCCGGAACGGCGGGAAGACGAGCGCGCCGGCCCCGGCGGCCGACGTCGAGCTTGAGCGGATCCGCGAGGCGGTCCGCGGGATTCAGTTCGGCGAGGTCCGAATCGTCATTCAGGACGGCCTGATCGTTCAGGTCGAGCGGCTGGAGAAGCAGCGCTTCCGTTGA
- a CDS encoding DUF1304 domain-containing protein, which yields MLTLIGSGLTVLCQSLIAILEMFFWMHPKVYPRLFFDEETARKVAPIVRNVGLYNAFLAAGLIWGLLYRNDLLMFSLACVAIAGIFGAVTLKTRSPFPMTLLIQTLPAAIGLAGLWKLFG from the coding sequence ATGCTCACGCTCATCGGGTCGGGGCTTACGGTGCTCTGTCAAAGCCTTATTGCGATCCTCGAGATGTTCTTCTGGATGCATCCCAAGGTTTATCCCCGACTATTTTTCGACGAGGAGACGGCGCGAAAGGTCGCGCCCATTGTGAGGAACGTGGGTCTGTACAATGCGTTCCTCGCCGCGGGTCTGATCTGGGGGCTCCTGTATCGCAACGACCTTCTCATGTTCAGCCTGGCGTGCGTGGCGATCGCGGGGATCTTCGGCGCCGTTACGCTCAAGACGAGGTCGCCGTTTCCGATGACGTTGTTGATCCAGACGCTGCCCGCCGCGATCGGCCTGGCCGGCCTCTGGAAGCTCTTCGGCTAG
- a CDS encoding DUF1501 domain-containing protein, protein MPEFPELPIIGGLSRRQVLRGAGTGFGMLALAGMLGEAVPRVLAGGAASPGPLIPKVPHFPAKAKRIIFLFMNGAMSQMDTFDYKPQLQKDDGKVGPGGGTLTGSKFKFAQHGETGTWVSELYPHVAQHVDKLCFVRGLHTDTPAHPEAVIQLHTGARLASLTRPSLGAWLLYGLGTENQDLPGYVTINPPPNFGGAVNYGTAFLPAQFQGTRVSDLGQLPNIKAQESAGLQRRRLDLLQAMNRDLAATPGAPDELDGVIASYELAFKMQGKVPELLDISQEPQAVQDAYGVKPGPAGSFARQCLMARRLSEAGVRFVEVAQPGWDHHTNLHNGLINNARATDQPTAALLADLQQRGLLDETLVLFGSEFGRQPTSQGVDGRDHNITGYPMWLAGAGVKPGFSYGGTDEYGLNAVEGRMHMNDLHATLLALMGLDHTRLTYRYAGRDFRLTDVAGEVVSEIFA, encoded by the coding sequence ATGCCAGAGTTCCCAGAACTCCCCATCATTGGCGGGCTTTCGCGGCGGCAGGTGCTCCGCGGGGCAGGCACGGGCTTCGGCATGCTGGCGCTGGCCGGCATGCTGGGCGAGGCTGTGCCGAGGGTGCTCGCAGGCGGGGCCGCCTCGCCGGGGCCGCTGATCCCGAAGGTCCCGCACTTTCCCGCGAAGGCCAAGCGGATCATCTTCCTGTTCATGAACGGGGCGATGTCGCAGATGGACACCTTCGACTACAAGCCCCAGCTCCAGAAGGACGACGGCAAGGTCGGCCCTGGGGGCGGTACGTTGACCGGGTCCAAGTTCAAGTTCGCCCAGCACGGCGAGACCGGCACGTGGGTCTCCGAGCTTTACCCCCACGTCGCGCAGCACGTCGACAAGCTCTGCTTCGTCCGCGGCCTGCACACGGACACCCCCGCGCATCCAGAGGCCGTGATCCAGCTTCACACCGGCGCGCGGCTGGCCTCGCTGACTCGGCCGTCGCTGGGCGCCTGGCTGCTCTACGGGCTGGGGACCGAGAACCAGGACCTCCCCGGCTACGTCACGATCAACCCGCCGCCGAACTTCGGCGGGGCGGTCAATTATGGGACCGCGTTCCTGCCGGCCCAGTTCCAGGGGACGCGCGTCAGCGACCTCGGCCAACTCCCCAACATCAAGGCCCAGGAATCGGCCGGCCTCCAGCGGCGTCGGCTGGATCTGCTCCAGGCGATGAACCGGGACCTCGCCGCGACTCCCGGCGCGCCCGATGAACTCGACGGCGTCATCGCCTCTTACGAGCTGGCGTTCAAGATGCAGGGGAAGGTTCCCGAACTGCTGGACATCTCGCAGGAGCCGCAGGCGGTGCAGGACGCCTACGGTGTGAAGCCCGGCCCGGCGGGGAGCTTCGCTCGCCAGTGCCTCATGGCCCGGCGGCTCAGCGAGGCCGGCGTCCGGTTCGTCGAGGTCGCCCAGCCCGGCTGGGACCACCACACCAACCTCCACAACGGACTCATCAACAACGCCCGGGCCACCGACCAGCCCACCGCCGCCTTGCTCGCCGACCTGCAACAGCGCGGATTGCTGGACGAGACCCTGGTCCTCTTCGGCAGCGAATTCGGCCGCCAGCCGACCAGCCAGGGCGTCGACGGCCGCGACCATAACATCACCGGCTACCCCATGTGGCTCGCCGGCGCAGGGGTCAAGCCGGGGTTCTCCTACGGCGGGACCGACGAGTACGGCCTCAACGCCGTCGAGGGCCGCATGCACATGAACGACCTCCACGCGACGCTGCTGGCTCTGATGGGGCTGGACCACACCAGGCTCACCTACCGCTACGCCGGTCGCGACTTCCGCCTCACCGACGTCGCCGGGGAGGTCGTCTCCGAGATCTTCGCGTGA
- a CDS encoding nucleoside deaminase produces the protein MQEFLRRAIANARKAGLEEQTGFPFGAVIVDRDGGVVADGSNHVMAHFDPTAHAEVQAIRAACAARRTIRLEGCILYSSSEPCPMCLAAAYWAGVDGVVFAATAADAAAINGFDDAFLYREFAAPRAERRLPTADLIGDEAIVVLKEFNERFG, from the coding sequence ATGCAAGAGTTCCTGCGGCGGGCCATCGCCAACGCTCGCAAGGCGGGCCTGGAGGAGCAGACGGGCTTTCCGTTCGGGGCGGTGATCGTCGACCGCGACGGGGGCGTCGTGGCGGACGGGTCGAACCATGTGATGGCGCACTTCGATCCGACCGCGCACGCCGAGGTCCAGGCGATCCGCGCCGCCTGCGCAGCGAGGCGGACCATCCGGCTGGAGGGGTGCATCCTGTATTCGTCGTCCGAGCCCTGCCCAATGTGCCTGGCGGCGGCTTACTGGGCGGGGGTGGACGGGGTGGTCTTCGCCGCGACGGCGGCGGACGCCGCGGCGATCAACGGATTCGACGACGCCTTCCTCTACCGCGAGTTCGCCGCCCCCCGCGCCGAACGCCGACTCCCAACGGCCGACCTGATAGGCGACGAGGCCATCGTGGTCCTGAAGGAGTTCAACGAGCGCTTCGGCTGA
- a CDS encoding dienelactone hydrolase family protein produces MNLSRRRSPLLILGISAVAAPGWPPGGLSLSYSVGGKAYPMSRSDILAGVSNRPIVVLLHGIDGLSELSRPQIESFAGELDAQGYAVFVPTYFDSNDGTLTDLSHLDSVAALRTGRVGEYGKRVAAAVQVARAEADVDPLRVALVGFSLGGGLALERAEASTGEVKAVVDFFGYLGSPSIAANAANLPPTLVFHNHADEIVPASNSKTLMDSLDRTSVPHDVHFLHDEGGLKHHPFKPKGEADEISRLLTLRWLKKYL; encoded by the coding sequence ATGAACCTCTCACGACGTCGGTCGCCGCTTCTGATTCTTGGGATCTCCGCCGTGGCGGCTCCTGGCTGGCCTCCCGGTGGCCTGAGCCTCAGCTACAGTGTGGGCGGTAAAGCCTACCCAATGTCGCGCTCGGACATTCTGGCGGGCGTGTCGAACCGGCCGATCGTCGTGCTGCTCCACGGCATCGACGGCCTCAGCGAGCTCTCGCGCCCCCAGATCGAGAGTTTCGCCGGGGAGCTGGATGCCCAAGGGTACGCGGTGTTCGTGCCGACCTACTTCGATTCGAACGACGGCACCCTGACCGACCTGTCCCACCTGGATTCGGTGGCGGCGTTGCGGACCGGCCGCGTCGGCGAGTATGGGAAGCGGGTGGCCGCGGCGGTACAGGTCGCCCGCGCGGAGGCGGACGTCGACCCCTTGCGTGTGGCGCTCGTCGGCTTCTCGCTGGGCGGTGGGCTGGCGCTGGAGCGAGCGGAGGCGTCGACCGGCGAGGTCAAGGCGGTCGTCGACTTCTTCGGCTATCTCGGATCTCCGTCTATCGCGGCGAACGCCGCCAATCTGCCTCCCACCCTGGTCTTCCACAACCACGCCGACGAGATCGTCCCCGCATCCAATTCCAAGACCCTCATGGACAGCCTCGACAGGACGAGCGTCCCCCACGACGTCCACTTCCTCCACGACGAGGGAGGGCTGAAGCATCATCCCTTCAAGCCGAAGGGCGAGGCAGATGAGATCTCTCGCCTGCTGACGTTGAGATGGCTCAAGAAGTATCTCTGA